Proteins encoded in a region of the Halostella limicola genome:
- a CDS encoding glycosyltransferase yields MREDQATVGIIAFGPVASRSTGYHVRTHHIAEQLGEICKDVFVFELQEPSERDQVSENYTTVALNTDTGQKDEGAGFLEEYLTFDVFEAITFQLESIAALWKIRSKLAECDIVLVGGALIPAGIIVSKLAGVTTVLDTHCINKRLADGFRDRNFIAYLLRRVLWDVLERFGTKASDAVIAVSNQEAQFVVNDYGVNSSNVHVIPNVVELPDLETDTGKLRSLRDRLDLEGKRVATFVGALGSVQNRDAVQFLVEELAPCASAANHEIVFLVIGEGGTEWNETPDNVIFTGYVDDLGPYMELSDVSIAPLRVGAGTKTKVLEYMVYDNPVLTTEKGAESLPIDSLSGVEVVTQETFTEQLPDFEELFDDYENGNRAFIAQRYTPQSIEDDLRELLKICGGTSKLP; encoded by the coding sequence ATGAGGGAAGACCAGGCTACGGTCGGAATTATCGCCTTCGGTCCAGTAGCGAGTCGGTCGACGGGCTATCACGTCCGTACACACCATATCGCAGAACAATTGGGAGAAATATGTAAGGACGTGTTCGTGTTTGAACTCCAAGAACCGAGCGAACGCGATCAGGTTTCGGAAAACTACACGACGGTAGCACTTAATACCGATACTGGCCAAAAAGACGAGGGAGCAGGTTTTCTAGAGGAGTATCTTACCTTCGACGTCTTCGAAGCCATCACGTTCCAGCTTGAATCGATCGCCGCCCTCTGGAAGATACGATCGAAGCTAGCAGAGTGTGATATCGTACTCGTCGGGGGCGCTCTGATCCCTGCCGGGATCATCGTCTCGAAACTGGCCGGCGTAACGACCGTCCTCGATACACACTGTATCAACAAGCGCTTGGCCGACGGATTCAGAGATCGAAACTTCATTGCGTATCTTCTCCGTCGCGTTTTATGGGATGTTCTGGAACGCTTCGGAACGAAAGCAAGCGATGCAGTCATCGCTGTCTCCAACCAGGAAGCGCAATTCGTCGTCAACGACTACGGTGTGAACTCTTCGAACGTCCACGTGATTCCCAACGTGGTGGAACTGCCCGATCTGGAGACCGATACAGGCAAACTCAGGTCTCTCAGAGATCGTCTCGACCTAGAGGGAAAACGTGTCGCCACGTTCGTCGGGGCGCTGGGATCGGTACAAAATCGTGACGCCGTTCAGTTTCTCGTTGAGGAGCTCGCCCCGTGCGCAAGCGCTGCAAACCATGAGATCGTTTTCTTGGTGATCGGAGAAGGCGGTACCGAGTGGAACGAAACGCCCGATAACGTGATATTCACGGGGTATGTAGACGACCTCGGTCCGTATATGGAACTGAGTGACGTGAGTATTGCCCCGCTTCGAGTCGGTGCGGGAACGAAGACGAAGGTTCTCGAATACATGGTGTACGACAATCCGGTCCTCACGACGGAGAAAGGAGCTGAAAGCCTTCCTATCGATAGTTTATCAGGAGTAGAGGTGGTCACTCAGGAAACGTTTACAGAACAGCTGCCAGACTTTGAGGAGTTGTTCGACGACTACGAGAACGGCAATCGAGCGTTCATCGCGCAACGCTATACGCCTCAGTCGATCGAAGACGACCTGCGTGAGCTTCTCAAAATCTGTGGTGGGACTTCGAAGCTTCCGTAG
- a CDS encoding glycosyltransferase: MNDESLVSIVIPTYNAADHLDRCLRSIETQTYDRVETIVVDAYSDDDTADIAKEHDATVVRSDAELSEARNVGIDRASGTFLLSVDADMELERDVVEQCIETYVAEDGVGGIVVPERSMGDSYWARVRDFERSFYKSTAVESARFFPMDAVRHVGGYDENVTFFEDSTLPQRIERETGLDTTYRVDDAAILHHEDGVRLPDWLGKKYRYGKTAHHYVRKYDDRAGEQVNPLSRYATFLAEHRFYRNPRLAIGVLGLKTLEYAAAGTGMLVANAVNDGQE; encoded by the coding sequence GTGAACGACGAGTCGCTCGTCTCGATCGTGATCCCGACGTACAATGCCGCCGACCACCTCGACCGCTGTCTCAGATCGATTGAGACCCAGACGTACGACCGTGTCGAGACAATCGTCGTTGACGCGTACAGCGACGACGACACGGCGGACATTGCGAAGGAACACGATGCGACGGTGGTCCGATCCGACGCTGAGTTAAGCGAAGCTCGAAACGTCGGTATCGACCGTGCGTCGGGGACGTTCCTCCTTTCGGTAGACGCCGACATGGAGTTAGAGAGAGACGTCGTCGAGCAATGCATCGAAACATACGTGGCCGAAGACGGAGTGGGCGGTATCGTCGTTCCGGAACGGAGTATGGGAGATTCCTACTGGGCTCGAGTCCGCGATTTCGAGCGGAGCTTCTACAAGAGTACTGCCGTCGAGTCAGCACGGTTCTTCCCGATGGACGCAGTGCGTCACGTCGGTGGCTACGACGAAAACGTGACCTTCTTCGAGGATAGCACGCTTCCACAACGGATTGAACGAGAGACCGGACTGGATACGACGTACCGCGTCGACGATGCCGCGATACTCCATCATGAGGACGGGGTTCGCCTACCAGACTGGCTCGGGAAGAAGTATCGCTACGGGAAGACGGCACACCATTATGTTCGCAAGTACGACGATCGGGCCGGCGAACAGGTGAATCCGCTCTCCCGGTACGCAACGTTTCTCGCTGAGCATCGCTTCTACAGGAACCCGCGTCTCGCTATTGGCGTACTCGGATTGAAGACACTGGAGTACGCTGCCGCCGGAACGGGTATGCTAGTAGCGAACGCCGTAAATGACGGACAGGAGTGA
- a CDS encoding glycosyltransferase family 4 protein: MRVLVMNWRDIENPNAGGAEIFTHELLKRLAERGHEPTLFTSAFDGCDREEVMDGVNVVRSGGRLTVYRKAKKYYRRRFRGEFDVVVDEINTRPFMTPKYVDEPVVALIHQLAREIWFYETSFPVDRLGYHWLEDRWLRRYTDVPTLTVSESTKQDLVNIHFEDVTVVPQGLSFEPVDELPEKADVPTFSFVGRMNSAKRPDHAVKAFEYIKRRFSDAKLHMVGDGELLDDLRQEADEGVTIHGYAPEAEKLEMMKRSHALLVPSVREGWGLVVTEAAAMGTPAVGYDVPGLRDSIVDGRTGLLSASDPGSLAASAISLFDDYDTYAKNALENAREYDWEATTDKVEHQLREVVR; encoded by the coding sequence ATGAGGGTACTCGTCATGAACTGGCGCGATATTGAGAATCCAAACGCTGGAGGGGCGGAAATATTCACCCACGAACTGTTAAAACGCCTCGCGGAACGCGGACACGAACCGACGCTGTTCACGTCGGCGTTCGACGGCTGTGACCGTGAGGAAGTCATGGACGGCGTCAATGTTGTCCGGTCGGGTGGCAGGCTCACTGTTTATCGGAAGGCGAAAAAGTACTATCGCCGGCGTTTCCGCGGCGAGTTCGACGTGGTCGTCGACGAGATCAACACCCGCCCGTTCATGACCCCGAAGTACGTCGACGAGCCAGTTGTGGCGCTGATCCACCAACTCGCTCGTGAGATCTGGTTCTACGAGACGTCGTTTCCCGTTGACCGACTCGGTTACCACTGGCTCGAAGACCGATGGCTGCGGCGCTACACCGACGTGCCGACGTTGACGGTCTCGGAATCGACGAAGCAAGACCTGGTGAACATCCACTTCGAGGACGTGACCGTCGTCCCGCAGGGGCTCAGCTTCGAGCCGGTTGACGAACTGCCTGAGAAGGCGGACGTGCCGACGTTCTCGTTCGTCGGACGGATGAACTCGGCGAAGCGGCCGGACCACGCGGTCAAGGCGTTCGAGTACATTAAACGTCGATTCTCCGATGCGAAGTTGCACATGGTCGGCGACGGAGAGTTGCTTGATGACCTCCGGCAGGAGGCCGATGAGGGCGTGACTATCCACGGATACGCCCCAGAAGCGGAGAAACTAGAGATGATGAAACGGAGTCATGCATTGCTCGTTCCGAGCGTTCGTGAAGGATGGGGGCTGGTAGTCACGGAGGCGGCCGCGATGGGGACGCCCGCCGTCGGGTACGACGTGCCAGGACTCCGCGATTCGATCGTGGACGGCAGGACCGGACTCCTGTCGGCATCCGACCCGGGATCACTCGCCGCGTCGGCGATATCCCTATTCGACGATTACGACACCTACGCTAAGAACGCCCTCGAAAACGCCCGGGAGTACGATTGGGAGGCGACCACCGACAAAGTAGAGCACCAGCTGAGGGAGGTAGTACGGTGA
- a CDS encoding glycosyltransferase, producing the protein MSNREHRSSQRTSPASPQLHSSDDRFTSVPGVGRANELSDEPNTVQQPPFLSVVLPAYNEARSIKSTLSTVDTFAAKVCEDYEIIVIDDGSDDATREAVYEVMDDVPSVRIVRNDENHGKGHAVRDGCLTATGRYVLFMDADGDLMPKRTAAFVERAEVTGADVVIGSKRHPESDVSYPLKRRVLSTGYSALIRALFGLHVTDTQVGMKLLTREAVDDVMPLLREERYAFDVELLALLHRRGYTIAEAPVSLDFDGDSSIDWSEVCRIGLDTLAVFCRLKRRQFSEKLDHGISYVQRRVPTYREGHR; encoded by the coding sequence ATGAGTAATCGTGAACATCGGTCATCACAAAGGACCTCACCGGCGTCGCCACAACTCCACTCATCGGATGACCGTTTCACCTCCGTCCCAGGAGTCGGTAGAGCAAACGAGCTATCGGACGAGCCGAACACTGTCCAGCAGCCGCCCTTTCTGAGCGTAGTACTCCCGGCCTACAACGAAGCGCGTTCGATCAAGTCGACCCTTTCCACCGTCGACACGTTCGCCGCTAAGGTCTGTGAGGACTACGAGATCATCGTCATTGACGACGGTAGCGACGATGCTACGCGCGAGGCCGTCTATGAGGTGATGGACGATGTCCCGTCCGTTCGGATCGTCCGAAACGACGAGAACCACGGAAAGGGACACGCAGTGCGTGATGGCTGTCTGACGGCGACGGGCCGGTACGTCTTGTTCATGGATGCGGACGGCGACCTCATGCCGAAACGAACAGCGGCCTTCGTTGAGCGGGCAGAGGTGACAGGAGCGGACGTCGTAATCGGATCGAAGCGTCATCCGGAGTCGGACGTATCGTATCCGCTCAAGCGTCGCGTTCTCAGCACCGGATACTCGGCACTGATTCGGGCGCTGTTCGGGCTTCATGTAACAGATACTCAGGTCGGGATGAAACTGCTCACGAGAGAGGCGGTCGATGATGTGATGCCGTTGTTGCGCGAAGAACGCTATGCCTTCGATGTGGAACTCTTGGCGCTGCTGCATCGGCGCGGGTACACGATAGCCGAGGCGCCCGTCTCGCTCGATTTCGATGGCGACTCGAGTATCGACTGGAGTGAGGTCTGCCGGATCGGATTAGACACGCTGGCCGTATTCTGCCGATTGAAACGACGACAGTTCTCTGAGAAACTCGACCATGGAATCAGCTACGTTCAAAGACGGGTACCCACGTATCGAGAGGGACATCGATGA
- a CDS encoding lipopolysaccharide biosynthesis protein, whose product MAGEHDELGFFEKTGDILDHAVITVRQLLTDDDLLHHGSLLAGATVLSGGLNYAFQIFMGRALGPGQYGVFGALFSLFYLVSVLGSGIRFSASRFTAELKEDGEGVSTLHHGLVFRSFLVGCGIAVLLSFASPVISEFLQLSSVWPVITVAGMIPFAFGVTANMGSFEGLQRFAPLGAYNVLRAGTKLFAGAGLVLLGYGIYGALGAVVIAAATVFTLTTLHIRRQFPADQGHLSQLHQFDYGEVYRFVPPAVLAGFCITVPANADVLLVRHFFPGEQAGLYTAASVLGKVLVFFPTGISTALFPKVTSDYSSGNGEEMYGLLRRALLYTAVTAGSGALVFWIVPTIVLELLFGATYAAAAPLVRWYGVAIFAFVLAVVVLNFQLARDRMRFVYVFAATTVIEIGLMWAAHGSMVRIIQVILIVNAGLFAYGISEVRR is encoded by the coding sequence ATGGCAGGTGAGCACGACGAATTGGGGTTTTTCGAGAAGACAGGAGACATCCTCGATCACGCAGTCATCACTGTTAGACAACTGTTGACCGACGATGACCTGCTTCATCACGGTAGCCTCTTAGCCGGGGCAACGGTCCTCAGTGGTGGCCTCAACTACGCGTTTCAGATCTTCATGGGACGGGCGCTCGGCCCGGGACAGTATGGCGTGTTTGGCGCGTTGTTCTCTTTGTTCTATCTTGTGAGCGTACTCGGGTCCGGTATCCGGTTCAGTGCCAGTCGGTTCACTGCGGAACTCAAGGAAGACGGTGAAGGCGTTTCGACCTTGCATCACGGGTTGGTTTTTCGATCATTCCTTGTCGGATGCGGTATCGCTGTACTGCTATCGTTCGCAAGTCCTGTGATCAGTGAGTTCCTGCAACTCTCGTCCGTTTGGCCAGTGATCACGGTCGCCGGTATGATCCCGTTCGCGTTCGGGGTCACAGCTAACATGGGCTCGTTCGAGGGGTTACAACGCTTTGCACCCCTCGGAGCGTACAACGTTCTCCGAGCCGGCACCAAACTATTCGCTGGTGCAGGACTCGTACTCCTTGGCTACGGTATCTACGGAGCGCTGGGAGCAGTAGTCATCGCTGCTGCGACCGTGTTCACGTTAACCACGCTTCACATCCGAAGGCAGTTTCCAGCCGACCAGGGCCACCTATCCCAGCTCCACCAGTTCGACTACGGCGAGGTCTATCGGTTTGTACCTCCTGCAGTTTTGGCAGGGTTTTGTATCACTGTACCGGCAAACGCAGACGTCCTTCTGGTCAGGCACTTCTTCCCGGGTGAACAAGCTGGCCTCTACACCGCCGCGTCCGTCCTCGGAAAGGTTCTCGTTTTCTTTCCAACCGGGATTAGCACCGCACTGTTCCCGAAGGTCACCAGCGATTACTCGAGCGGTAACGGCGAAGAAATGTACGGGTTGCTCCGCCGCGCGCTCCTCTACACCGCTGTTACCGCTGGTTCAGGCGCTCTGGTATTCTGGATTGTGCCGACGATAGTGCTCGAGTTGCTTTTCGGCGCGACGTATGCGGCCGCCGCGCCGTTGGTCCGCTGGTACGGGGTCGCAATCTTCGCCTTCGTCCTCGCGGTCGTCGTTCTCAACTTCCAACTCGCTCGGGACCGAATGCGGTTCGTCTACGTGTTCGCCGCGACCACGGTGATCGAGATCGGATTGATGTGGGCCGCCCACGGGTCGATGGTCCGGATTATCCAGGTGATCCTGATCGTAAACGCCGGCCTGTTCGCGTACGGCATCTCGGAGGTGAGACGATGA
- a CDS encoding glycosyltransferase family 4 protein has translation MSSPPALQKSTIEGGREKDRESVRVLLCTDYLPPSDGGVEQVVEELARRLNDRGHEVGVFTLYSSDDSIELSGHPDIAVFGSSKVDLTDLIGLQSAVSIPAVRDFRRVISRFSPDIVHVHNRFFYTSYLGLLYKFPHEYSLVTTMHLGELEHIDGAGGIAANVFQSLFARQLARQSDAVLGVSDAVTDLACSLGSGQAKTVPNSVDLSRFDVPRSEFDKTLLYVGRLVRNNGPQDLVRAVPNIVDEHPDAHVHVVGDGTLKPDLERLVDSLSVSDSVTIHGFVDDILRMYEDADVFCRPSYSEGLPLTLLESMATYSVPVVTPVAGAKEVLTEDQTGHFVQVQNPDSIASTVNHLFHNPDGVEQIAEAARSYVERRHSWEHRAEDIERTYREVLNHG, from the coding sequence ATGAGCAGCCCACCAGCTCTCCAAAAATCCACGATTGAGGGTGGCCGGGAAAAGGACCGAGAGAGCGTACGCGTCTTGCTATGCACTGACTACCTCCCTCCGAGTGACGGAGGGGTCGAACAGGTCGTTGAAGAACTCGCACGGCGGTTGAACGACCGAGGCCACGAAGTCGGAGTGTTCACTCTTTATTCCTCGGATGACTCAATCGAGTTATCTGGCCACCCCGATATCGCGGTGTTCGGATCCTCCAAGGTCGATCTGACCGATCTTATCGGTCTCCAAAGCGCCGTATCGATTCCTGCCGTACGAGACTTTAGGCGTGTAATCTCCCGGTTCAGCCCGGATATCGTTCACGTTCACAACAGGTTCTTCTACACCTCTTACCTCGGATTACTATACAAATTCCCCCACGAGTACTCGCTCGTGACGACGATGCATCTGGGGGAACTGGAACACATCGACGGTGCAGGAGGGATCGCAGCGAACGTCTTCCAGTCTCTGTTCGCCAGACAACTCGCCCGCCAAAGCGATGCAGTACTCGGTGTCAGTGACGCAGTTACCGATCTTGCCTGCTCCTTGGGGTCAGGCCAAGCGAAGACGGTACCCAACTCCGTCGATCTGTCTCGCTTCGACGTTCCGCGGTCAGAGTTCGATAAGACGCTTCTCTACGTCGGACGATTGGTCCGTAACAACGGTCCGCAGGACCTCGTTCGGGCGGTACCGAATATCGTGGACGAACACCCCGACGCCCACGTCCACGTCGTCGGGGATGGCACACTCAAACCAGACTTAGAGCGACTCGTGGACTCACTCTCCGTCTCCGACTCCGTGACGATCCACGGCTTCGTTGACGATATCCTCCGGATGTACGAGGACGCCGATGTTTTCTGCCGTCCGTCGTACTCGGAAGGGTTGCCCCTGACGTTGCTCGAATCCATGGCGACGTACTCGGTTCCGGTCGTCACGCCGGTCGCCGGCGCGAAGGAAGTCCTCACGGAGGACCAGACAGGGCATTTCGTCCAAGTTCAGAATCCAGACTCCATCGCGTCCACCGTCAATCATCTCTTCCACAATCCCGACGGGGTAGAACAGATAGCCGAAGCCGCTCGTTCATACGTGGAACGCCGACACAGTTGGGAGCACCGCGCGGAAGATATCGAACGAACCTACAGAGAGGTGCTAAACCATGGATAA
- a CDS encoding Gfo/Idh/MocA family protein produces MDKFSVGVAGCGAIATERHIPAIKNSDQAQLRAVYDHKLPNAERAASRFDVPYEYADFDRFLDDVDVTTIATPPFVHRDLTVAALRSDTHVLCEKPFAVEKSDAEAMLEAAERYNARLGIVHNFLFADSVKKAKTRVQNGSVGEVQYVKGFQLSSPARGLPSWYADLPYDLFFDESPHLLYLMEEFIGSLTPTHVESQTADERLKSLSATFDGEDDRRGQLTMHFNAPLSEWYLFVIGTEQVLIVDVFRDILYAFGRERFHSSVEVLQTSLSAVMQILLGIARSGIRLLADDLYFGFADLFDRYLQAVRTGDEPPVTAADGYRIFDTMYEVIEYDERSISAAHRGSDSR; encoded by the coding sequence ATGGATAAGTTCTCCGTCGGCGTTGCGGGCTGCGGAGCGATCGCCACGGAGCGTCACATCCCGGCGATCAAAAACAGCGACCAAGCACAGCTCCGAGCGGTGTACGACCATAAGCTGCCGAACGCCGAACGAGCCGCCTCCCGATTCGACGTTCCGTACGAGTACGCGGACTTCGATCGATTCCTCGACGATGTCGACGTCACCACTATCGCCACGCCGCCCTTCGTCCACCGCGATCTCACGGTCGCAGCGTTACGGTCGGACACTCACGTCCTCTGTGAGAAACCGTTCGCAGTGGAGAAGTCGGACGCCGAGGCCATGCTCGAAGCGGCCGAGCGGTACAACGCTCGGTTAGGCATCGTCCACAACTTCCTTTTCGCCGATTCGGTCAAAAAGGCGAAAACGAGGGTTCAGAATGGATCCGTCGGAGAGGTGCAGTACGTCAAGGGATTCCAGCTCAGTTCGCCCGCTCGCGGTCTCCCATCGTGGTACGCGGACCTCCCCTACGACCTCTTTTTCGACGAGTCGCCGCACCTGCTGTATCTCATGGAGGAGTTCATCGGCTCGCTTACGCCGACGCACGTCGAGTCCCAGACGGCCGACGAACGACTCAAATCACTTTCTGCGACCTTCGACGGAGAAGACGACCGACGGGGGCAGCTCACGATGCATTTCAACGCCCCACTCTCCGAGTGGTACCTGTTCGTGATCGGTACCGAGCAAGTGCTCATCGTGGACGTCTTCCGAGATATCCTGTATGCGTTCGGCAGAGAGCGGTTCCACTCGTCGGTCGAGGTGTTGCAGACATCGCTTTCAGCTGTGATGCAGATCCTCCTCGGCATCGCGCGATCTGGAATTCGACTGCTCGCCGACGATCTTTACTTCGGATTCGCCGACCTGTTCGACCGCTATCTCCAGGCAGTGCGGACCGGCGACGAACCGCCGGTCACCGCTGCAGATGGGTATCGTATCTTCGACACTATGTACGAAGTCATTGAGTACGACGAACGCTCGATCTCCGCGGCTCACAGAGGGAGTGATTCGAGGTGA
- a CDS encoding glycosyltransferase family 4 protein has protein sequence MSLHVVHLYDGHEKVHEGRGSVPDVVWSLASRTTDRGHEVTVVERQWEDLPVTAEHEGVTFHRLNLSTGSDEPWTDIPYEMVGSPIGATRLLGDRTNFALQAIRLLHHLEPDVIHVHLPFAANVVATLSPGMREGMVYTAHLGETESRVEEPTFSPDVYLAKRVGRTVALNPKIRRAFAERGVAEDRLVLVPNGVDVQRFSDVDPEVRARTCEEYAIDGDPVVLFVGTVTPRKGVHELVEAASEIVDDHDGVQFVVVGRTDLEPDYTETVRDAIAAAGIEDQVTLTGFVSEEELLAFYDLADLFVLPSYEEGSSIAVTEAMAAGLPVVGSDIDGIAQQIDHGTHGLLTPPGDTATLAEHLSRLIEDADERAAMQSAIDARARELSWDRVTDRMVEVYAEVAR, from the coding sequence GTGAGCCTTCACGTCGTCCACCTCTACGACGGCCACGAGAAGGTCCACGAGGGGCGCGGTTCCGTACCGGACGTCGTATGGAGTCTCGCGTCGCGAACCACCGACCGCGGACACGAAGTGACTGTCGTCGAACGACAGTGGGAGGACCTGCCAGTGACGGCCGAACACGAGGGGGTAACGTTCCACCGACTCAACCTCTCGACCGGCTCCGACGAGCCGTGGACGGACATCCCCTACGAGATGGTTGGGTCGCCGATTGGAGCTACTCGCCTCTTGGGGGATCGGACGAACTTCGCTCTTCAAGCGATACGGCTTCTGCATCACCTCGAGCCGGATGTCATCCACGTCCATCTCCCCTTCGCAGCCAACGTCGTCGCGACGCTTTCGCCCGGAATGCGGGAGGGGATGGTGTATACGGCACACTTGGGGGAAACCGAGAGCCGCGTTGAAGAACCGACGTTTTCACCGGACGTCTATCTCGCGAAACGGGTCGGGCGAACGGTCGCGCTGAACCCGAAGATACGGCGAGCGTTCGCCGAGCGCGGCGTCGCCGAGGATCGGTTGGTGCTCGTCCCGAACGGCGTCGACGTGCAGCGGTTCTCAGATGTTGATCCTGAGGTTCGAGCGCGAACGTGCGAGGAGTACGCGATCGATGGTGATCCTGTCGTCTTGTTCGTCGGCACTGTCACGCCGCGGAAGGGCGTTCATGAACTCGTCGAAGCAGCGTCGGAGATCGTCGATGATCACGACGGCGTGCAGTTCGTCGTCGTCGGACGGACCGACCTAGAACCCGACTACACGGAGACGGTCCGTGACGCTATCGCCGCGGCCGGGATCGAAGACCAAGTGACGCTCACTGGGTTCGTCTCTGAGGAGGAACTCTTGGCGTTCTACGATCTGGCGGACCTGTTCGTGCTTCCGTCCTACGAGGAGGGATCGAGTATCGCCGTCACGGAGGCGATGGCGGCCGGTCTCCCCGTAGTCGGAAGCGATATCGACGGTATCGCCCAGCAGATCGACCATGGGACCCACGGACTGTTGACGCCACCGGGTGACACGGCGACGCTCGCGGAGCACCTCTCGCGGCTTATCGAGGACGCGGACGAACGAGCCGCGATGCAGTCGGCGATCGACGCCCGCGCACGCGAACTCTCGTGGGACCGGGTGACCGACCGCATGGTGGAGGTCTACGCGGAGGTGGCAAGATGA
- a CDS encoding sulfatase, protein MRNTILVTLDSLRADHCGYWGYDRETSPTLDRMAEEGVVFTNAVSPGPSTPESMPVSFTGEYPTPPAETGDSSLLTERRETIRRHMETRETLAERFSSAGYATAGFSPNPYTSRYFGFDAGFDRYEDFMGGSRERLYQGILEGALEGTSLAAVLPVRILLNWVQREEVFKPWEAFYDELRDWVADVEGPYFLWVLLMDTHDPYLVPSEYRTQSRAAMYQANYRLWRQNHEPPFSETTHERLVRAYDDTIRYADDFLARLRSDFGETDPLIVVHGDHGEAFGEHGTYGHHARLYEENVHVPFVVDGGPTGTVKAPVSLREIPDLLWTFAVEESTPIPDGSPAVARTLDGNRIAARDRRWKYIRNGGREDELYALADGTGETNPVTDESFKETPRRLTDQWRESFRERERIAAAAGDIGEELL, encoded by the coding sequence ATGAGAAACACGATACTCGTCACTCTAGACAGCCTCCGGGCGGACCACTGCGGTTACTGGGGGTACGACCGGGAGACGTCACCAACGCTCGACCGGATGGCCGAGGAGGGGGTGGTGTTCACGAATGCGGTTAGTCCTGGTCCGAGCACACCGGAGTCGATGCCGGTATCGTTCACGGGCGAGTACCCCACGCCGCCGGCCGAGACGGGGGACTCGTCGTTGCTGACCGAGCGGCGAGAGACCATTCGCCGCCACATGGAGACCCGCGAGACCCTCGCCGAACGGTTTTCGTCCGCTGGTTACGCGACCGCGGGCTTCTCGCCGAACCCGTACACGTCACGGTACTTCGGGTTCGACGCCGGGTTCGACCGCTACGAGGACTTCATGGGCGGATCGCGGGAGCGACTCTACCAAGGAATACTCGAGGGGGCCCTTGAGGGGACGTCGCTCGCCGCCGTCCTCCCAGTCCGAATTCTCCTCAACTGGGTGCAACGCGAGGAGGTGTTCAAGCCCTGGGAAGCGTTCTACGACGAACTCCGCGACTGGGTCGCGGACGTCGAGGGACCGTACTTCCTCTGGGTGTTGCTGATGGACACGCACGACCCCTACTTGGTCCCGTCGGAGTATCGCACGCAGTCACGCGCCGCGATGTACCAGGCCAACTATCGGTTGTGGCGACAGAACCACGAACCGCCGTTCTCGGAAACGACCCACGAGCGGCTCGTGCGAGCGTACGACGATACGATCCGATACGCCGATGATTTCCTTGCTCGACTCCGATCGGACTTCGGCGAGACCGACCCGCTCATCGTTGTCCACGGCGACCACGGTGAGGCGTTCGGCGAACACGGCACCTACGGCCACCACGCCCGCCTGTACGAGGAGAACGTACACGTCCCGTTCGTCGTTGACGGCGGTCCGACGGGAACCGTGAAAGCGCCCGTCTCACTCCGTGAGATACCGGACCTGCTCTGGACGTTCGCAGTCGAAGAGTCGACGCCGATACCTGACGGTTCCCCGGCGGTTGCGCGCACGCTCGACGGAAACCGCATCGCCGCGCGCGACCGACGGTGGAAGTACATCCGCAACGGCGGCCGCGAGGACGAACTCTACGCGCTCGCGGACGGAACCGGAGAAACCAATCCCGTGACTGACGAGAGCTTCAAAGAGACGCCACGGCGGCTCACCGATCAGTGGAGGGAGTCGTTCCGGGAGCGGGAGCGGATCGCTGCCGCTGCGGGCGATATTGGGGAGGAATTACTATGA